A window of Castanea sativa cultivar Marrone di Chiusa Pesio chromosome 1, ASM4071231v1 contains these coding sequences:
- the LOC142624800 gene encoding uncharacterized protein LOC142624800, translating to MDTMSRALRQAARSPFSRDIESASMPSRFARPPFNSYTGKTDPVEHVSHYIQMMSLHSHNDALMCKVFPSSLGPTALRWFNGLKKGSIRSFSELIQGFGVRFMTCSRVPQPVDALLSMKMGDGETLCNYASRYWELYNEIGGSNEKIAASTFRMGLPEESGLR from the coding sequence ATGGATACCATGAGCCGAGCATTGCGTCAAGCTGCCCGGTCTCCGTTTTCTAGAGACATCGAGAGCGCGTCTATGCCAAGCCGGTTTGCACGCCCACCGTTCAATTCCTACACTGGGAAGACAGACCCGGTGGAGCATGTAAGTCACTATATTCAGATGATGTCCCTACACTCCCACAACGATGcattgatgtgtaaggttttcccctcAAGCCTTGGCCCCACAGCTTTGAGGTGGTTTAACGGGTTGAAGAAGGGTTCAATCCGCAGTTTTTCAGAACTGATCCAAGGGTTTGGAGTGCGGTTCATGACTTGCAGCCGGGTGCCGCAGCCCGTGGACgcgttgctatcaatgaagaTGGGGGATGGAGAGACCCTTTGCAACTATGCCAGTCGGTACTGGGAGTTGTATAACGAGATCGGCGGGAGTAATGAAAAGATCGCGGCGAGCACCTTTCGGATGGGCTTACCTGAAGAATCTGGGCTGAGATAA
- the LOC142624819 gene encoding uncharacterized protein LOC142624819: MIEYLQLVRQMMGNFVTVKIERIARGQNRHADSLATLASSIADKVPRLIRVELVPEPSIIARALILQVIEAEKCWMDPIIDFLAEDQAPEDEIEAARIRRTSARYWLSTDRKLYRRSFEGPYLQCLRPSQAKELLAELHEGVCGSHVAADEEGSYRVHSEV, encoded by the coding sequence ATGATAGAATATCTGCAGCTAGTAAGGCAGATGATGGGTAACTTTGTGACAGTCAAGATTGAGCGGATAGCCCGGGGACAGAACCGGCACGCCGATTCTTTGGCAACTCTAGCATCATCAATAGCTGACAAGGTACCTCGGCTGATCAGGGTGGAGTTGGTGCCCGAACCAAGTATTATCGCTAGAGCACTAATTCTACAGGTCATTGAAGCCGAGAAGTGCTGGATGGATCCAATCATCGACTTTCTTGCAGAAGATCAAGCCCCGGAAGATGAGATAGAGGCAGCCAGAATACGGCGAACTTCCGCTCGGTACTGGTTATCTACCGATCGGAAGCTATATCGCAGATCGTTCGAAGGGCCATACCTACAATGCCTTCGCCCCAGCCAGGCTAAAGAACTATTAGCTGAACTGCACGAGGGAGTCTGCGGTAGCCACGTGGCCGCAGATGAGGAAGGAAGCTACCGAGTACACTCAGAGGTATGA